A stretch of the Notamacropus eugenii isolate mMacEug1 chromosome 2, mMacEug1.pri_v2, whole genome shotgun sequence genome encodes the following:
- the ASGR1 gene encoding asialoglycoprotein receptor 1: MAKDYQDLQHLESEDNVHQFSKESPSPRPILQRLCPLNRLLLVSLGISFLLVVIVSVLGSKNTQLWGDLQTLKENFTNFSEKMASEIQALNTQGHSMSEKVKSLEAKLQKHQKDREEDLSSFLFHEQRISADFRTLHCQVMILRSNGTSNTTCCPLGWLEFEESCYWFSRSGKPWTEAEKYCQMENSHLVVINSWSEQSFVIHHTSPVSTWIGLNDLEGTWKWVDGTSYDSNIKNWMPSQPDNWHGHGLGGGEDCVHLHSDGGWNDDVCQRPYRWVCELTLKKAT; the protein is encoded by the exons ATGGCAAAGGATTATCAAGACCTTCAGCACCTGGAGAGTGAAGACAATGTCCATCAGTTCAGTAAAG AGTCCCCTTCACCCCGGCCCATCCTCCAGCGTCTCTGCCCTCTTAATCGCCTCCTCCTGGTCTCCCTGGGAATCAGCTTCCTATTGGTAGTGATCGTCTCTGTGTTGGGATCTAAAA ATACACAGCTTTGGGGAGATCTACAGACACTTAAAGAAAATTTCACTAACTTCTCAGAGAAGATGGCGTCAGAGATCCAAGCATTAAATACCCAGG GACACAGTATGAGTGAGAAGGTGAAATCTTTGGAGGCTAAGCTACAGAAGCATCAAAAGGACAGGGAAGAAG ATCTCTCTAGTTTCCTCTTCCATGAGCAGCGCATTTCAGCAGATTTTCGAACCCTGCATTGTCAGGTGATGATACTCCGAAGCAATG gTACCAGCAATACGACATGTTGCCCTCTTGGATGGTTGGAGTTTGAGGAGAGCTGCTACTGGTTTTCTCGCTCTGGGAAACCCTGGACTGAGGCTGAGAAATACTGTCAGATGGAGAATTCACACCTGGTTGTCATAAACTCTTGGAGTGAACAG AGCTTTGTTATTCATCACACTTCACCTGTGTCTACTTGGATAGGCCTCAATGACTTAGAAGGCACCTGGAAATGGGTGGATGGGACAAGCTATGACTCTAACATCAA GAACTGGATGCCATCCCAGCCAGACAACTGGCATGGGCATGGGCTAGGAGGAGGTGAGGACTGTGTCCACTTACACTCTGATGGAGGCTGGAATGATGACGTCTGTCAGCGCCCCTATCGCTGGGTCTGTGAGTTGACATTAAAAAAAGCTACCTAG